Proteins found in one Methanospirillum hungatei JF-1 genomic segment:
- a CDS encoding ABC transporter substrate-binding protein produces MKWVKLFIFYGCILLLLCNVLVIADNGVTVLDIAAPWDAKTSDPHVNGAIAQRMGTTETLVDINDEAMISPGLATSWEVSGDKKTWTFHLREGVKFHDGTPFTAQAMKKSLEDSLKKSKTFSSVPIQEIKAVNDNTLEIVLTQSFPSLPAYMAKGESAALSESSIDQGDISIPYSTGPFIFSSYSPNEKFVAIKNPDYWGKVPSVDEVVYHVVPEAETRSLMLRGGDVDIAQILTPTITEGYSSDSSYTINTEPISRVRLISYNCEEGPFADTTVRQAMNYAINRQDLIDYVLEGVGEPATSLFPPTMFWGNKKIQPFSYNPEKAKTMLSDAGWTDSNNDGILDKDGEKFSISLVTYTERAELPPMAEIIQDQLKKIGIDVEVKAVDIDTSENLKNSGDFDMYLGGRSLLNAPDPDWILMADYHSSGSFNNGYGPYHWKNEELDDLLTQARELTDSAARKEIYDKVQQIINDEAPVSVLSYYVNQDVTSKNVKGYRMHPTEFAFHLEDVSLS; encoded by the coding sequence ATGAAGTGGGTAAAACTCTTCATTTTTTATGGGTGTATTCTACTCTTGTTATGTAACGTACTAGTAATTGCAGATAACGGAGTAACGGTGCTTGATATCGCTGCTCCATGGGATGCAAAAACCAGTGATCCACATGTCAATGGAGCAATTGCCCAACGTATGGGAACAACCGAAACTCTTGTAGATATTAATGATGAAGCAATGATTTCTCCAGGACTTGCAACATCATGGGAGGTTTCAGGCGATAAAAAAACATGGACGTTTCATCTTCGTGAAGGAGTTAAGTTTCATGATGGAACTCCCTTTACAGCACAGGCTATGAAAAAATCCCTCGAAGATTCCCTTAAAAAATCAAAAACATTCTCTAGTGTTCCGATTCAGGAGATAAAAGCAGTAAATGATAATACTCTAGAAATTGTTCTCACTCAATCATTCCCATCTCTCCCTGCATACATGGCAAAAGGAGAAAGTGCAGCATTATCTGAATCATCAATTGACCAGGGTGACATTTCAATCCCATACTCCACCGGGCCTTTTATCTTTAGTTCTTATTCACCCAACGAAAAATTTGTGGCAATAAAGAATCCGGATTACTGGGGAAAAGTACCTTCAGTTGACGAAGTAGTTTATCACGTTGTCCCTGAAGCTGAAACCAGGTCCCTGATGCTCCGAGGAGGAGATGTGGACATAGCACAGATTCTTACACCTACTATCACTGAAGGTTATTCATCCGATAGTTCATATACCATTAATACCGAGCCGATTTCACGTGTCAGACTCATTTCGTACAATTGCGAAGAGGGGCCCTTTGCTGATACAACCGTTCGACAGGCAATGAATTATGCAATCAACCGTCAGGATCTCATAGATTATGTTCTTGAAGGAGTCGGAGAACCAGCAACAAGTCTTTTCCCACCCACTATGTTCTGGGGTAATAAAAAAATTCAGCCATTTTCATATAATCCCGAAAAAGCAAAAACCATGCTTTCTGATGCAGGCTGGACAGATAGTAATAATGATGGTATCCTGGATAAGGATGGAGAAAAATTCTCAATTTCACTTGTAACATATACTGAACGTGCTGAACTCCCACCAATGGCTGAAATTATTCAGGATCAGTTGAAGAAAATTGGTATTGATGTTGAAGTCAAGGCTGTGGATATTGATACATCTGAAAATTTAAAAAACAGTGGCGATTTTGATATGTACCTCGGGGGACGTTCTTTGTTAAACGCTCCAGATCCAGACTGGATCCTAATGGCAGATTATCATTCATCAGGTTCATTCAATAATGGATATGGCCCGTACCATTGGAAAAATGAGGAACTTGACGATTTATTAACTCAGGCAAGAGAACTTACCGATTCAGCGGCCAGAAAAGAAATTTATGATAAAGTACAGCAGATCATCAATGATGAAGCTCCTGTTTCAGTCCTTAGTTATTATGTGAATCAGGATGTAACCTCTAAAAATGTGAAAGGATATCGCATGCATCCAACGGAATTTGCATTCCATCTTGAAGATGTATCTCTATCCTAA